In a genomic window of Thiosocius teredinicola:
- the leuC gene encoding 3-isopropylmalate dehydratase large subunit has translation MKPKTLYDKLWESHVVREEADGTALLYIDRHLVHEVTSPQAFEGLRLAGRPLWRTSANLATADHNVPTTDRSKGIEDPVSRLQVETLDQNCADFNIVEFGMNDQRQGIVHVIGPEQGATLPGMTVVCGDSHTSTHGAFGALAHGIGTSEVEHVLATQCLIQKKSKSMLVVVEGEAPAGVTAKDIVLAIIGRIGTAGGTGYAIEFSGQAIRDLSMEGRMTVCNMAIEAGARAGFVAVDDKTIEYVRNRPFAPSAEHWDQAAAYWHTLHSDDGAEFDHVVVIPAAEIRPQVTWGTSPEMVVSVDGKVPNPANESDPVRAEGMRRALKYMGLEADTPISAIAVDKVFIGSCTNSRIEDLRAAAGVAKGRKVADNVKQALVVPGSGLVKSQAEREGLDKIFIEAGFEWREPGCSMCLAMNADRLQPGERCASTSNRNFEGRQGQGGRTHLVSPAMAAAAAVAGHFVDIRDL, from the coding sequence ATGAAACCGAAAACGCTCTACGACAAGTTGTGGGAATCGCATGTGGTCCGCGAAGAGGCCGACGGTACGGCGTTGCTGTACATCGACCGGCACCTGGTGCACGAGGTGACCTCGCCGCAAGCGTTTGAGGGGCTGCGTCTGGCCGGTCGTCCGCTGTGGCGCACCTCGGCCAACCTGGCGACCGCCGACCATAACGTCCCGACCACCGATCGCAGCAAGGGTATCGAAGACCCGGTATCGCGGCTGCAGGTCGAGACACTCGACCAGAACTGTGCCGACTTCAACATCGTCGAGTTCGGTATGAACGACCAGCGTCAGGGCATCGTGCACGTGATCGGCCCGGAGCAGGGTGCGACCCTGCCGGGTATGACGGTGGTGTGCGGCGATTCGCATACCTCGACCCACGGCGCGTTCGGCGCGCTGGCGCACGGCATCGGCACGTCCGAGGTCGAACACGTGCTCGCTACCCAATGTCTGATCCAGAAAAAGTCGAAGTCGATGCTGGTCGTCGTCGAGGGCGAGGCGCCCGCCGGCGTCACCGCCAAGGACATCGTGCTGGCGATCATCGGCCGCATCGGCACGGCCGGTGGCACCGGCTACGCGATCGAGTTCAGCGGGCAGGCGATCCGCGATCTGTCGATGGAAGGCCGCATGACGGTGTGCAATATGGCGATCGAGGCCGGCGCGCGCGCAGGTTTCGTCGCGGTCGACGACAAGACCATCGAGTATGTCCGCAACCGGCCGTTCGCCCCGTCGGCCGAGCATTGGGACCAGGCTGCTGCCTACTGGCACACGCTGCACAGCGATGACGGCGCCGAGTTCGACCACGTGGTCGTGATCCCGGCCGCCGAGATCCGTCCGCAGGTCACCTGGGGCACCTCGCCCGAGATGGTGGTGAGCGTCGACGGCAAGGTGCCGAACCCGGCCAACGAGAGCGATCCGGTCAGGGCCGAGGGCATGCGGCGCGCCCTCAAGTACATGGGGCTGGAGGCGGATACGCCGATCAGCGCGATCGCGGTCGACAAGGTTTTTATCGGTTCGTGCACCAATTCTCGAATTGAAGACCTGCGCGCCGCGGCCGGCGTAGCCAAAGGACGCAAGGTTGCTGATAACGTGAAGCAGGCGCTGGTGGTGCCCGGTTCCGGTCTGGTGAAGTCGCAGGCGGAGCGCGAAGGCCTGGACAAGATCTTCATCGAGGCAGGCTTTGAATGGCGCGAGCCGGGGTGCTCGATGTGTCTGGCGATGAACGCCGACCGTCTGCAGCCGGGGGAGCGCTGTGCGTCCACGTCCAACCGCAATTTCGAAGGCCGGCAAGGCCAGGGCGGGCGGACACATCTGGTCAGTCCGGCCATGGCGGCAGCCGCCGCGGTTGCCGGGCATTTCGTTGATATCAGAGACCTTTGA
- a CDS encoding entericidin A/B family lipoprotein, producing the protein MKRVLWVCIVFAVLSMATGCETVKGVGRDITNAGEAMDDATR; encoded by the coding sequence ATGAAACGGGTTCTGTGGGTATGTATCGTGTTCGCCGTGCTGTCGATGGCGACCGGGTGTGAAACAGTCAAAGGTGTCGGTCGCGATATCACCAATGCGGGTGAAGCGATGGACGACGCCACGAGGTAG
- the leuD gene encoding 3-isopropylmalate dehydratase small subunit, producing MQKFETFTGVVCPLDRSNVDTDAIIPKQFLKSIKRTGFGPNLFDDWRYLDHGEPGMDNSTRPVNPDFVLNDPRYAGASILLARENFGCGSSREHAPWALADYGFKVIIAPSFADIFFNNSFKNGLLPIHLHPDTVDRLFDQAMGDTALQLTVDLEHQQLHGIGDEAIGFDVDPFRKHCLINGLDDIGLTLQHVDDIKAYEARRRDEAPWLFA from the coding sequence ATGCAAAAGTTTGAGACCTTTACCGGTGTGGTCTGTCCGTTGGACCGATCCAATGTCGATACGGACGCGATCATCCCGAAGCAGTTCCTGAAGTCGATCAAGCGCACCGGTTTTGGTCCGAACTTGTTCGACGACTGGCGCTATCTCGACCACGGCGAGCCGGGCATGGACAACAGCACGCGTCCGGTCAATCCGGACTTCGTGCTCAACGATCCGCGCTACGCCGGCGCCAGCATCCTGTTGGCGCGCGAGAACTTCGGTTGCGGTTCGTCACGCGAGCACGCGCCCTGGGCGCTGGCCGATTACGGCTTCAAGGTGATTATCGCGCCGAGCTTCGCGGACATCTTCTTCAACAACAGCTTCAAGAACGGCCTGTTGCCGATCCATCTGCATCCGGACACGGTCGACCGGCTGTTCGATCAGGCGATGGGCGACACGGCATTGCAGCTGACCGTCGATCTCGAACACCAGCAGCTGCATGGCATCGGCGACGAGGCGATCGGATTCGATGTCGATCCGTTCCGCAAGCATTGTTTGATCAACGGGCTGGACGATATCGGCCTGACCTTGCAGCACGTCGACGACATCAAAGCCTACGAGGCACGTCGGCGCGACG